A genomic stretch from Sceloporus undulatus isolate JIND9_A2432 ecotype Alabama chromosome 5, SceUnd_v1.1, whole genome shotgun sequence includes:
- the ELMOD2 gene encoding ELMO domain-containing protein 2 isoform X2 has translation MIVNVWKYLYKNIFRFWLKWILRQLTGKCELQRICDGSRRNAERTLKIEYSLKASKYKALQNAVNTAEDEVQKCVALIIQEKKINIQKDTRFASKLQLCLLQISGCRKLYLAVEELRKHPYNSDNKEHEEQLMELWNLLMPHEKLKARITKQWCDIGFQGDDPKTDFRGMGMLGLTNLLYFSKHYPREARQILSRSNNPKLGYSYAIVGINLTEMAYSLLRNGLLKTHFYNLVSGMPQLKDFHQFYCYLAYEFDKFWFEEKPESIMYFNQYREKFHENVKRCLLDYDTVLALKNEKQ, from the exons ATGATTGTAAACGTATGGAAATACTTGTATAAAAATATCTTTCGATTTTGGTTAAAATGGATCCTGAGACAATTGACTGGAAAATGTGAACTGCAGCGTATCTGTGATGGCTCAAGAAGAAATGCAGAAAGGACACTAAAAATAG AGTACTCACTGAAAGCATCAAAATATAAG gctTTACAAAATGCTGTGAATACTGCTGAAGATGAAGTACAAAAATGCGTGGCACTTATCATACAAGAAAAGAAGATTAATATACAAAAAGATACAAG GTTTGCCTCAAAGCTTCAGTTATGCTTGCTCCAGATATCTGGCTGCAGGAAATTATATTTAGCTGTAGAAGAATTGAGAAAACATCCATATAATTCAGACAATAAAGAACATGAGGAGCAACTAATGGAG CTTTGGAATTTATTGATGCCCCATGAAAAACTGAAGGCTAGAATCACAAAGCAGTGGTGTGACATTGGTTTCCAAGGTGATGACCCTAAAACAGACTTCAGAGGAATGGGCATGCTGGGATTAACTAACCTTCT ATATTTTAGCAAACATTACCCACGTGAAGCTCGTCAAATCCTTTCTCGGTCAAATAATCCAAAATTGGG ATATTCCTATGCAATAGTTGGGATCAATTTGACAGAGATGGCTTATAGCTTATTACGGAATGGCTTGTTAAAAACTCACTTCTACAACTTAGTTTCTGGTATGCCACAACTGAAGGATTTCCATCAATTTTATT GTTATTTGGCTTATGAATTTGACAAATTTTGGTTTGAAGAAAAACCTGAAAGTATTATGTACTTCAATCAATACAGAGAGAAGTTtcatgaaaatgttaaaagatgTCTCCTGGATTATGACACAGTGCTTgccttaaaaaatgaaaaacagtaa
- the ELMOD2 gene encoding ELMO domain-containing protein 2 isoform X1, giving the protein MEADGDASPRVIYSQKMIVNVWKYLYKNIFRFWLKWILRQLTGKCELQRICDGSRRNAERTLKIEYSLKASKYKALQNAVNTAEDEVQKCVALIIQEKKINIQKDTRFASKLQLCLLQISGCRKLYLAVEELRKHPYNSDNKEHEEQLMELWNLLMPHEKLKARITKQWCDIGFQGDDPKTDFRGMGMLGLTNLLYFSKHYPREARQILSRSNNPKLGYSYAIVGINLTEMAYSLLRNGLLKTHFYNLVSGMPQLKDFHQFYCYLAYEFDKFWFEEKPESIMYFNQYREKFHENVKRCLLDYDTVLALKNEKQ; this is encoded by the exons ATGGAAGCCGACGGGGACGCTTCGCCCCGTGTCATTTATAGTCAG AAAATGATTGTAAACGTATGGAAATACTTGTATAAAAATATCTTTCGATTTTGGTTAAAATGGATCCTGAGACAATTGACTGGAAAATGTGAACTGCAGCGTATCTGTGATGGCTCAAGAAGAAATGCAGAAAGGACACTAAAAATAG AGTACTCACTGAAAGCATCAAAATATAAG gctTTACAAAATGCTGTGAATACTGCTGAAGATGAAGTACAAAAATGCGTGGCACTTATCATACAAGAAAAGAAGATTAATATACAAAAAGATACAAG GTTTGCCTCAAAGCTTCAGTTATGCTTGCTCCAGATATCTGGCTGCAGGAAATTATATTTAGCTGTAGAAGAATTGAGAAAACATCCATATAATTCAGACAATAAAGAACATGAGGAGCAACTAATGGAG CTTTGGAATTTATTGATGCCCCATGAAAAACTGAAGGCTAGAATCACAAAGCAGTGGTGTGACATTGGTTTCCAAGGTGATGACCCTAAAACAGACTTCAGAGGAATGGGCATGCTGGGATTAACTAACCTTCT ATATTTTAGCAAACATTACCCACGTGAAGCTCGTCAAATCCTTTCTCGGTCAAATAATCCAAAATTGGG ATATTCCTATGCAATAGTTGGGATCAATTTGACAGAGATGGCTTATAGCTTATTACGGAATGGCTTGTTAAAAACTCACTTCTACAACTTAGTTTCTGGTATGCCACAACTGAAGGATTTCCATCAATTTTATT GTTATTTGGCTTATGAATTTGACAAATTTTGGTTTGAAGAAAAACCTGAAAGTATTATGTACTTCAATCAATACAGAGAGAAGTTtcatgaaaatgttaaaagatgTCTCCTGGATTATGACACAGTGCTTgccttaaaaaatgaaaaacagtaa